A genome region from Proteus vulgaris includes the following:
- a CDS encoding metallophosphoesterase: MSTTQSANYNIIVMSDPQPWRLDLDNNDPNNDQSRWETTVKNVRDSIQALHREKSFAFGIINGDLTEFGRRSQRESFRALFAPSPLGFNTYVGLGNHDYQNNVGDCAEPSNADYSMNACARGMVFDMHYRIEEYRNYATSGNFRYDSSEYSGSKAYSWEYGDIHFIQLQNYPTYHVVLDHWSASTINVTDSIDWLEKDLIQARNRNKTIILNFHDGNQHFPEKSSQEELTFFKYMLEHYGVKAVFVGHTHYVGQDNRYGGSEIFGDVPVYNSGALFKGDYLSVEINDTQLSIAVYNGLSGQPQLIEQWN, from the coding sequence ATGAGTACAACACAATCAGCAAACTACAATATTATTGTGATGTCAGATCCACAACCTTGGCGTCTAGATCTGGATAATAATGACCCCAATAATGATCAATCCCGTTGGGAAACCACCGTAAAAAACGTTAGAGATAGTATTCAAGCATTACACCGTGAAAAATCTTTTGCTTTTGGCATTATAAATGGTGACTTAACAGAATTTGGTCGTCGCTCCCAACGTGAGAGTTTTCGTGCACTGTTTGCTCCCTCACCTTTAGGATTTAATACCTATGTTGGACTTGGTAATCACGATTATCAAAACAATGTGGGTGACTGTGCTGAGCCGAGTAATGCTGATTACAGTATGAATGCCTGTGCAAGAGGCATGGTTTTTGATATGCACTACCGTATTGAAGAGTATCGTAATTATGCGACTTCAGGTAATTTTAGATACGACAGTAGCGAATATTCAGGCAGTAAGGCTTACTCTTGGGAATATGGTGATATTCATTTTATTCAATTACAAAACTATCCCACTTATCATGTGGTGCTCGATCACTGGTCAGCTTCAACGATTAATGTCACAGATTCTATTGATTGGTTAGAAAAAGATTTAATTCAGGCGCGAAATCGCAATAAAACCATCATATTAAACTTCCATGATGGAAACCAACACTTCCCAGAAAAATCATCTCAAGAAGAGCTGACCTTCTTTAAATATATGCTAGAGCATTACGGGGTAAAGGCGGTATTTGTTGGGCATACTCATTATGTTGGTCAAGATAACCGTTATGGTGGCAGTGAGATCTTCGGCGATGTCCCAGTTTATAACAGCGGCGCTTTATTTAAAGGGGATTACTTATCTGTTGAAATTAATGACACACAACTCTCTATTGCGGTTTATAACGGATTATCAGGACAACCTCAGTTAATCGAACAATGGAATTAA